DNA from Helicobacter pylori:
ATCAGCAATTCAACAGGCTATCAAGTGAGCTATGGCGGGAATATTGATCAAACGCGTTCTACCCAACTATTAAACAACACCACAAACACTTTGGCTAAAGTTACCGCTTTGAATAACGAGCTTAAGGCTAACCCATGGCTTGGGAATTTCGCTGCTGGTAACAGCTCTCAAGTGAATGCGTTTAACGGGTTTATCACTAAAATCGGTTATAAGCAATTCTTCGGAGAAAACAAGAATGTGGGCTTACGCTACTACGGCTTCTTCAGCTATAACGGTGCGGGCGTGGGTAACGGCCCTACTTACAATCAAGTCAATTTGCTCACTTATGGGGTGGGGACTGATGTGCTTTACAATGTGTTTAGCCGCTCTTTTGGCAGTAGGAGTCTTAACGCGGGCTTCTTTGGGGGGATCCAACTCGCAGGGGACACTTATATCAGCACGCTAAGAAACAGCCCTCAGCTTGCGAGCAGACCTACAGCGACGAAATTCCAATTCTTGTTTGATGTGGGCTTACGCATGAACTTTGGTATCTTGAAAAAAGACCTAAAAAGCCATAACCAGCATTCTATAGAAATCGGTGTGCAAATCCCTACGATTTACAACACTTACTATAAAGCTGGCGGTGCTGAAGTGAAATACTTCCGCCCTTATAGCGTGTATTGGGTCTATGGCTACGCCTTCTAAAAAAGCTCAAGGCCTTTTATAGGCTTTGATTAAACCCTTTAACCCCCACTTCAAAAACAACCTAAACCCTTATCAAATCATCTAATAGTTGGGATTACCCCCTAAGAACGCTTAAAAAATTTGTTTGTGCAAGCTCTTTTATTATGTTTATTATGTTTATTATGTTTATTATGTTTATTATGTTTATTATGTTTATTATGTTTATTATGTTTATTATGTTTATTATGTTTATTATGTTTATTATGTTTATTTTAAAATGCGTCTTGGAGTGTTTTTAACTTGTTGCAATTAGGCTTTGAACGAACTCTTTTTAACCCCCCACTTTAAAAACAACCTAAACCCTTATCAAATCATCTAATAGTTGGGATTACCCCCTAAGAACGCTTAAAAAATTTGTTTGTGCAAGCTCTTTTATTTATTTTAAAGCCTTGGAGTGTTTTTAACTTTCTGCGATTAGGCTTTGATTTAACCCTTTAACCCCCCACTTTAAAAACAACCTAAAAAACCCTATCAAATGATCCAATAGTAGGATTAACCCCTAAGAACGCTTTAATGGTGAAAGCAATCAAACGCTAAAGATATTTAGGGTTTCTGTGGTTTAAAAACTTTGTTTTATCGTTTTAAATTTTATGGTAAAACCCATTTTTTAAGGGGAACAACCACCCAAAACTAAATCCCCTTAACCTCTAGGAAGCGCTTTTAAAAAACGAGCTGTGCAAAGTCTTTTATACTTAGGCTTTAAAAAATGCCTTGGAGTGTTTTTAACTTGCTGCGATTTGATTGAAAATCAAAACTTCAGCGTGAGGTTGGTCATCATGTAACTTCTGTCTTGGTAATTCGCGCTAAAATCGCCATCGGGGTTATTGAACTTGGGCGCTCCAAAATACCCTGCTTGATACCCTTTATTGATCCTAGCCCCATAATAAGTGATCCTAAAGTTGAGGAGAACCGATTCAGTGAACGCATAGCTCGCATTGAATTGCAAGGAATATTCATTAGCCCTCCCCACTTGCCCTAACGCATTTTTATTCGCATGAGAGACGCGCCCAAAAACATGCCATGCGAAACGCTTGTGGATCCCTCCAACCGAAGTGTAAAAAGTGAAAGTGTTCGCGTTAGTGATCGCATCAGCCAGCCCGTCATAAGCCGTATTATCCCAAAAATCATAGCCGATCATTCCGGCATGCCTAGTCGTTACTGAGATTTCATTACTGATATAGGAAGTGTTATTCCCCCTTGGCATCGTGTGAGAGCCTAAAAAAGCGTCTGAATTGCCAAAGGTGTTATAAAAGCCAATGGACCAGTTGAAATTATCCCACCAAAAAACCTGGCGGATATTTAAAGTAACGCCATTCCTCCCTAACAAAGAGCCATGGGGCGTGCTGTCTTCCAAGCTATAAGTGTTTGTCTCTGGGTTATACCACCCCCTATAGTATAAAGGGAAAGTTGTCATGATCATGCTTTGAGAGCGAAAGCCCACATTTTCAAAATTCCTATTCGTGTCATAGACTAGCTTAAAACCGGGAGCGTTATAAGTTTTAGGCGCAAAATAATAAAAAAATTGAGCGTCTAAGCCTTTATAAGAATAAGTCGTGGTGATCCCATGCCAGCCATAATTGATGAAATCGTTGCTGTTACTGGGGTTGCCTCCCTTTTTCAAATAAGGCACTGTCGCAAAAAACTCATAAATCCAAGAGTTAAACGCCAAACCTCTCCCAAAAGAACTCCACCACCAAAACCTTAACCTTTGCGTCTCAGTCTTATAGGGCTGATAATACACTTCCCACCCTTGATTCGAACCGCTCATGAAATCAATATTCGCTTCATAGCGCCCCGCTTTAAACCCAAAAACATCTTTGTAATCGTATCGTAAAAAAGCGGTATCCACCACATAAGGCCTTGCATGATAGCTCGCTGATTGAGAAGTCCCCGCATAAGCAGGGCCAAGATACTTGTTAAAAAAGTATCCATGATAGCCCCCAATGAAATTCTCTACAATTGAGCCAAAAACCTTCCCATTAGCCTGGTTAATATAATATTTGGTCTTATCGTAAGGAATGGCTGCAATCGCCCCACCCAAAGAAACAGAAAGCCTGTGGTTTTCAGTGCCTTTAGGGAGTAAATTGACTTTGACTTGCGCTAAAGTTACAATATCTATAAAGCTTTCGGTAGGATAAATCCCTTTTTTGGTATTGATTTGAGAATTGTTAAAACCAATTTTAGAAAAGTTCTCCACACGACCACTAAACCGATAATCAAAAGCTTCTACAGGACACAATAAAAACGATAAAAGCGATAAAGAAGAAGTCAGAAAATACTTTTCTTGCTTCATTAAACTCTCCCTAGACTTAATTGTATGATTTTTCTTATTGAGATTATAATTATAATCAAAAAAAAAAAAAATAGCATGAAGTTAAAATATTAATTAAAGTTCGCAACCCTATTTTACAAAAAATAACCTTTTATTGTAAATTGGTTTAAAATCAAAGGATTAAAATCATATATTTGTTACTTTTAAAGAATGCGTTATTTTTGATTGGACTCATTACCCATGAAATTCTCGCTTCTTTTAGCCCTCCTTTTTTGTTTTTGCGCGGGCGTTTTTATTTCTTCACTTTTTTAATCGCTTGAAAGAAAATAGCCCCCCACGCGCTCAAATTTTAAAACTTATAGGAAATTTCAAACCTAGCGTTAAAGCCAGGCTCTGCCATGCCCCTTGCGTATTTGTCTTGATTAGGTTCATCAGGGCTCATCACCGGGCTTGCTTGATCAATGTATTGTTGGTTAAAAACATTGTTAAACACCGCGTTCAGGCTCAACCCTTTGAGTTTTTTATAAGTAGGCTTGTAAGTGATAAAAAAACTGCTCACCCCATAGCCGGGTTTATGCACATGAAAAATCCCGGGGGTTTTAGGGCAATTACTAGGCCGTCTGTCAATATCCGTAGGGCCGTTACGATAAGGGCTATAAGAGCAATAACTCAAATTAGTAACAAAGCGTGAAAGCCAAGTGATGCTAAGCCCGGTGCGTGGGATCGTATAACTTGCCGTTAAAATAAACACATTGCCGGTCGTGGCCGCCAATTCATACACATCAGCGATCAAACGCCCCTTTAAAGAAGGCCATGATCGCGCCACGCTCAAGCCTAAAGAAAAGCCCTTGTATTTAGCTGTCCCTGAAACTTCATAACCCGGCACATAAATAATATCTTGTGCGGGCAAGTTGGTTACAAAAAGCGTTGAAGAAAATTGATTGATGTAATTAGAAATCAACTGGACAAAACCGGCGGCTCTGAAATCAAAATACTGACTGCTGTATTCGGTGTTAAATTCCGCATTTTGCCCAATTTCTGGCTTTAAATTGCGGTTATAGCGCAAATTGTCTTGACGCATCCACACCAAACCTCCAGGCATAGGGCCTCTAGTTACATACGCGTAAGAAAGCCTGAAATTCAAATTTTCTAAAGGCGAGACGTTTAAAGCCACGCTCGGGCTAAACCCTTGAGTTACGTGCAATTGCCAGTCTTTATCCACTAAAGTATAAACGTCATAACGAGTCCCTGCCCCTAAAGTTACCATAGGGTGCAAGGTGTAATTCGCTTGCGCATACACCCCAACCACATTCGCCGTAGCGCCATTCCGTTGGCAGTGCCCGTTCATGTTAGGATCATTGGGGCTTGTAACCCTTAAGCATGCATCAGGGGCATCGCCGGGTTTGACTAATTCGCTATTAGGGATCGCTTTATCAAAAGTGGTTAAATTCTGGTAATTCAACCCGTATTCCAAAAGATTGTCATTTTTATGATCTATGGTGTGGATCACGTTCGCATTAAACCCGGAATTGATGATGAATAAATTTTTATTAGCGACAACAGATCCCCCTCCAAGGCTTTTAAAAGTGATGGAGCAAGTTTGTTTAAGAGCGTCATAAATGCCCCCTTGCGCCACGCATTGATTTTCTTCGCCTTGAGAAAGTTGCGGGTTTGGGGTGAAAGGGATGATAGCCGCTATATCGCTAGGCCTGAAAAGCGGATCAATTTGGACATTCCTAATGCTCGTATAGCCATTGATTTTTAATTTAGGATCGCCAAAGCGACTCCCCCCTTCCCTTTCATAATTCAAGCTCACGTTATGCACTAAATTGACGCTATAAGTTTTAAACAAACTGGCGTCATTTTCAAACAAACAATCGCTAGGGTTTTTCTCGTTAGGGAAAGCGTTGAAATCGCCGCAAGAATAGGGTAAAAAAGTGCCTGTAAAATTCGCTCTTAAAGGGCGATTAGCGTTATCTCTAGTCATGTTATAACTGAGCGTTAAGGTATCCCTTTCACTCAAATAACCATTGATCTTAGCCATCACATTGTTTTGCTCGCTAGGGCTTGCTGTAACTTTATTATCCGCTTTAGGGTCAAAAAGATTTTTCATTGCGTTATCCCCATCACGATAATAAAAAATATTTTGGTGCGTGTAATACAAAAGCGCATCAAAATGATGGTTACGATAAGCGCCCATAATGGTTTCCCTATCCCCAAAGTTGGTTAAAAAAGTGGCAGCCCCACTTATGGCGTAGTCTTTGCCTTTAGGGATAAAATCGCTCGCGCTCCTAGTCTCCATTTTGATCGCGCCAATTAAAGCCATAGGCCCAGCGCTCGCTTGAGCCGCCCCCTTAGTAACCACCACGCTTTTAAGCATTCCAGGATCAATGATCGTATTGCCTTGATGCCCATAGCTTGCGCCCATTTGCGCCACGCCATCCACCGTAACCCTAGCCAATCTGTCTTCAATACCGCGCACATAAATTTTTTGCGCTATCACCGCGCCACCGCCCACATTGATATTAGGGTTTCTTCTAAACATGTCGCTGATTTGGTTGGCTTGCCTTCTTTCTAATTCCTTACTTGAAATGGTTGTCTGGTTGTTGTAATTAAAGATTTTAGCCGCTTGAGTGGTAACTTTACCCAGAGTGTGTTGGGCGTTCTTTTCTTTATCTTTTTTCCTTTCTGTCTTTTTTTCTTCTTTTTCTTCTTCTTTAGCCTCTAATTCAAATGTTCCTAACAAGGACAAAAAAATAGAAAAACTACAATACTTCCTAAAACGCTTGTCATTCATTCTTAAAATCCTAAATATAGTAATTATTGTTTTTGAAAAATAAGATTGTTATTATAACTAAAAAAGTATTATTTTTAGAGAAAGATTTTTCTCGGTTACTTTATTTTATGATATAAAAATTCATTTCCTTAAGGGGATAGGGGGGCATTTTGCGATAATGTCCCCCTTAACCCCCTTAAAAACCCCCTAACCCAAGAAGACCGCTTTTTTCAAGAGGTTATCGCTTGATTAAAATCAAGCTTTTTTATTTATATTTTTTATCTTAATCTCACTTTTTTATGTTTATAAATCTTGAATATTTTAGAGCTAGAGCTTTCAAACAAACCCCTTTCATCGCTCACAATGACATCTGCGAGGTTGGAAGCGATTTCTTTATCATAAGCGCATTGGGTGAGGTTGGCTGAGGTGCTATAAAGCGTTTTAAAACGCTTTAAAAAATCCCCATGCCTGCCTTTAACCACACGAACGGCCTTAGAGTTAGGGTAAATAAAAGTGGTTTTAGCGCTTCTTCTAATGAGGTTTTTAAACGCGTTGGGCGCGCGTACTAGGCTTTTTAAGGTGCTAAAGTCAGCGCTTTCTATTAAAACGCTTTGGTTTTTAGGGCGGCCTTTTAAGGCGTTGAGTTTTTCGCTGTCTTTAGAGAGTAGCCCAATAGTGGTATCGCTTTGAGCGAGATACACTAACGCCATCAAATTACTTCAAATAATCCTGTAAAGCTAACAACTCGTCTTGTTGAGAGCTTTCTTCTAACGCTAAAAGTAAGACTTCTATCGCGCTTAAAGTCGTGAAATAACTCACATGGTTTTTAAGCACAGAAGCGCGTATGAGTTTGGCGTCATCTTGAGATTTGTGATCGCTGGTGTTGATAGCCATGCTGATTTCCCCATTCATCATCAAATCCATGATATTGGGGCGTCCTTCAGAGATTTTAAGCACTTTTAAAGACTTCACCCCGGCTTTTTCCAAAGCCTTATGCGTGCCTTCTGTGGCACACAATTCAAAACCCAATTCAACCAATCGTTTCATTAAAACGCACGCTTCTTCTTTATCCTTATCTTTGATAGAGGCAAAAATAAGCCCCTTGTTTTTAATGGGGTTAAAGCAAGCCGTTTGAGCCTTAAAAAATGCAAGCCCTAAAGATTTAGCAATCCCCATCACTTCGCCGGTGCTTTTCATCTCAGGCCCTAAAATCAAATCCGATCCATAAAGCTTATTAAAAGGGAAAACCGCTTCTTTTAAAGCCACAAAATGAGGCATTTTAGGCTTATAAACGCCTTTAGAATATTCTACAATATTTTTTTTATCATAGAACTTCAGGGCTTCTTTCAAGTCTTCTAACACCATAACCCTAGTCGCCACTTTCGCTAAAGGAACGCCCAAAGCCTTGCTTAAAAAAGGCACGGTCCTACTGGCTCTGGGATTGACTTCAATCAAATACAGCGAATTTTCATAAACAGCAAATTGGATATTCAATAGCCCTACTACGCCTAAATGCAGAGCGATTTTCGCGCTCACTCGCTCAATTTCATCTAAAATTTCAGGGCTTAGAGTGGAAGGGATAAAGCATGCCGAATCGCCTGAATGGATACCCGCCTCTTCAATATGCTGTAAAATGCCGGCAATATAAACCTCTTTTTTGTCGCAAATGGCATCCACATCTAATTCCACCGCTTTTTCTAAAAACTTGTCAATGAGAAGCGGATTTTTAGGGCTAATCTCTAAAGAATGCGTAACGCTTTCTAAATAATGGTGCAGTTCTTCAATATTTTCTAAAATTTGCATGTGTTGGCCGCCTAGCACATAACTAGGGCGCACGATAATAGGGAAACCAATCACGTTAGCGATGCTATAAGCTTCATCAACGCTTTTAGCCATGCCGTTTTCAGGCTGCTTAATGTCAAGCTCTTTTAAAAAGAGGGAAAATTTTTCTCTATCTTCTGCAATATCAATCACCTTAAAAGGCGTGCCAATAATGGGGGCTTGCATTTTAGCCAAATCTTTAGCGAGTTTTAAAGGGGTTTGTCCTCCAAAATGCACGATAATGCCATCCACTCGCTCCCTTTGAATGATGCTTTTCACGCACTCAAAATGAATGGGTTCAAAATAGAGCGCATCACTCGTGTCATAATCCGTGCTAACCGTTTCTGGATTGCAATTGAGCATGACGCTTTTAATGTTCAAATCTTTTAAAGCAAAGCTCGCATGCACGCAACAATAATCAAATTCAATGCCTTGACCGATGCGGTTAGGCCCAGAGCCTATGATTAGGATTTTCTTTTCTTGTTTTTCTTGTTTGTTTCCAACAGGGGGCAAAGGATTGGGGGCATAGGTGGAATACAAATAAGGCGTGAGCGATAAAAACTCCGCCGCGCAAGTGTCCACTTCTTCAAAATTGGGCACGATTTGTAAATTAGATCTAGCTAATTCCACTTCAAAAGGGCTGACCTCCAAATTTTCATTTTCTTTGATTTTAGCGGCAATCCTGACATCGCTAAAGCCTAAATTTTTAAGCCCTCTTAATTTTTTGGCGTCCGTTAAAACGCTAGAATTGATGCCCTCTTCTGCTTTGACTAGCTTTTGAATTTGAGATAAAAACCACCTGTCAATCTGGCACAATTCAAAAACTTCATCTACAGAAACGCCGAGCCTGAACGCATCAGCAATATAGAGCAAGCGCTTGGGATTGGGCCGGCGGATTTCCTTTTTTATCACCTCTAAATCTTTGCTTAACGATTCAAACCCTAGCCAATTGTTTTCCAAAGAGCATAACGCTTTTTGTAAGGCTTCTAAGAAATTCCCCCCTATCGCCATCACTTCGCCAATGCTTTTCATAGAAGTCCCTAAAGTGCTAGAAACACCGGCAAATTTTTCAAACGCAAAGCGAGGGATTTTCACCACGATATAATCCAAACTAGGCTCAAAGCTCGCTGGGGTGTTGGTAATATCGTTTTTAATTTCATCTAAGCTAAAACCCACCGCAAGCATGGTAGCCACTTTTGCAATGGGAAAACCGGTCGCTTTTGACGCTAGCGCGGAGCTGCGGCTCACTCGTGGGTTCATTTCAATCACGACCATTCTTAAAGTCTCTGGGTGGATCGCAAATTGCACGTTACTCCCGCCCGTATCCACGCCAATTTCTCTCAAAATCGCAAAGCTCGCATCGCGCATGCGTTGGTATTCTTTATCGGTTAAGGTGAGGCTTGGAGCGATCGTGATGCTATCGCCGGTATGAACGCCCATGGGGTCAATATTTTCAATACAACACACGATGATGCAATTATCCTTGCTGTCTCGTATGACTTCCATTTCGTATTCTTTCCAACCCAATAAGGACTCTTCAATCAAAATTTCATTGATAGGCGAAGCGTCTAGGGCGTTTTTAACCAATTCTTGAAACTCTTCAATATTATAAGCGACCCCACTCCCTCCCCCAGCCAGCGTGAAACTCGCTCTAATAATGGCTGGAAAACCAATTTCATTAATGGCTTCTAGGGCTTCTAACTCCGTGTAAGCGTAACGCCCTTTAGGCAAATCCATCCCGATTTTTAACATCGCTTCTTTGAAAGCCTGCCTGTCTTCGCCTTTTTTAATCGCTTCAATCTTAGCCCCCAAAAGCTCCACGCTTTCTAACATGCCCCTTTGGTGCATTTGCATGACCGCATTCAAAGCGGTTTGCCCGCCCATTGTGGGTAAAATAGCGTCAATCTTTTCTTTTTCAATGATAGCGGCGATATTTTCTGGGGTGATGGGTTGGATATAGGTTTGATGAGAAAATTCAGGGTCAGTCATCACGGTGGCCGGGTTAGAATTGATTAAGATCACTCTATAACCTAAAGATTTTAAGGTTTTACAACTTTGAGTCCCTGAGTAGTCAAACTCACAAGCCTGTCCGATCACAATAGGGCCTGATCCTATCAGTAGAATGTTGGAAATATCGGTGCGTTTAGGCATAACCAATCCTTAAAGAAAGAATATAAAATGAAGTGCTATTAGTTTTAAAATATTTTTTATTAGGTTTTTGCGTGGCGTCCCCCCCTATTTTTTCAAACTATTTGTCTCTGTCTGAAAAAATACCAATGATTTGCAAGATAGAAATGAAGACATTCAAAAAGTCTAAATACAAGCTCACCGCCGCATCAATGGGGCTATCATACATGCCTTTAACGATGTTTTGGGTGTCATAAGCGATATAAAGACTGAATAAAATCGCGCTCGCTCCCGCAATGACAACCTGGAACATGGGGCTACCCAAAAACAAGTTAATGAGCGAACACACTACCACCACAATCAAAGCGATAAAGAGCATTTTACCCATATTCGCTAGATCGTTTTTAGTCTTAAGGGCATACACGCTCATCAAACCAAAAACAATGGTTGTCATGCCTAAAGCTTGCCAAACCGCTCCTAAACCAGCTTTTGCAATCACCATGCCCAACAAAGGCACTAAAGTAACCCCTGATAATGAAGTGAAAGCAAACAGCATGAATAAATTCAAACCGGGTTTGGATTTAGAAAACATCAAACCAAAAAACGCCGCAATTTCAGCGATAAAAAACACCCATTTATACTGCACTACGGCTTGAAAATTCATTAAACCCAATAACGCCCCAACAGTCGCTAATAACAAACTGCCCGCAAAGAACTTATAAGTCGTTTTAACAAAACTTACCAGCTCGCTTTCATGCAACACAGAATCTTCTGCATACGCGTTACGAGAATTCGCTCTGTCATACAATGCCATGTTTTACTCCTTGAAATTCAACTCAATAAACAATTTAAATTAACCCTATAGCTAGGTCCAATATAATAGCGCAAAATGTAGTAAAATACCAAACAAAACCCCCTAAAAATTGAAATTGAAGTCTGAAAATAGGATAATAGTTACGATGAAAATTTTTATCAATGGATTTGGCCGCATTGGGAGATGCGTTTTAAGAGCGATTTTAGAGCGCAATGATACAAACCCTCAACTAGAAGTGATAGGCATCAATGACCCCGCTAATTGGGAAATTCTCGCTTATCTTTTAGAGCATGACAGCGTGCATGGATTGCTCAATAAGGAGACGCGTTACTCTAATGGTAAGCTTATTATCGGCTCGTTAGAAATCCCTGTTTTTAATAGCATCAAAGACTTGAAAGGCGTGGGTGTTATCATAGAGTGTTCAGGGAAGTTTTTAGAGCCTAAAACGCTAGAAAATTATCTTTTGCTTGGGGCTAAAAAGGTGTTGTTATCCGCTCCCTTTATGGGCGAATACGATGAAAAACAATACCCTACTTTAGTGTATGGGGTCAATCATTTTCTCTATCAAAACCAAGCCATTGTTTCTAACGCCTCTTGCACGACTAACGCTATCGCGCCCATTTGCGCTATTTTAGATAAAGCTTTTAATATTAAAGAGGGCATGCTAACGACCATTCATAGCTACACGAGCGATCAAAAGCTCATTGATTTGGCCCACCCTTTGGATAAACGGCGCTCCAGAGCGGCTGCGAGCAACATTATCC
Protein-coding regions in this window:
- the hofG gene encoding outer membrane beta-barrel protein HofG, with amino-acid sequence MKQEKYFLTSSLSLLSFLLCPVEAFDYRFSGRVENFSKIGFNNSQINTKKGIYPTESFIDIVTLAQVKVNLLPKGTENHRLSVSLGGAIAAIPYDKTKYYINQANGKVFGSIVENFIGGYHGYFFNKYLGPAYAGTSQSASYHARPYVVDTAFLRYDYKDVFGFKAGRYEANIDFMSGSNQGWEVYYQPYKTETQRLRFWWWSSFGRGLAFNSWIYEFFATVPYLKKGGNPSNSNDFINYGWHGITTTYSYKGLDAQFFYYFAPKTYNAPGFKLVYDTNRNFENVGFRSQSMIMTTFPLYYRGWYNPETNTYSLEDSTPHGSLLGRNGVTLNIRQVFWWDNFNWSIGFYNTFGNSDAFLGSHTMPRGNNTSYISNEISVTTRHAGMIGYDFWDNTAYDGLADAITNANTFTFYTSVGGIHKRFAWHVFGRVSHANKNALGQVGRANEYSLQFNASYAFTESVLLNFRITYYGARINKGYQAGYFGAPKFNNPDGDFSANYQDRSYMMTNLTLKF
- the carB gene encoding carbamoyl-phosphate synthase large subunit encodes the protein MPKRTDISNILLIGSGPIVIGQACEFDYSGTQSCKTLKSLGYRVILINSNPATVMTDPEFSHQTYIQPITPENIAAIIEKEKIDAILPTMGGQTALNAVMQMHQRGMLESVELLGAKIEAIKKGEDRQAFKEAMLKIGMDLPKGRYAYTELEALEAINEIGFPAIIRASFTLAGGGSGVAYNIEEFQELVKNALDASPINEILIEESLLGWKEYEMEVIRDSKDNCIIVCCIENIDPMGVHTGDSITIAPSLTLTDKEYQRMRDASFAILREIGVDTGGSNVQFAIHPETLRMVVIEMNPRVSRSSALASKATGFPIAKVATMLAVGFSLDEIKNDITNTPASFEPSLDYIVVKIPRFAFEKFAGVSSTLGTSMKSIGEVMAIGGNFLEALQKALCSLENNWLGFESLSKDLEVIKKEIRRPNPKRLLYIADAFRLGVSVDEVFELCQIDRWFLSQIQKLVKAEEGINSSVLTDAKKLRGLKNLGFSDVRIAAKIKENENLEVSPFEVELARSNLQIVPNFEEVDTCAAEFLSLTPYLYSTYAPNPLPPVGNKQEKQEKKILIIGSGPNRIGQGIEFDYCCVHASFALKDLNIKSVMLNCNPETVSTDYDTSDALYFEPIHFECVKSIIQRERVDGIIVHFGGQTPLKLAKDLAKMQAPIIGTPFKVIDIAEDREKFSLFLKELDIKQPENGMAKSVDEAYSIANVIGFPIIVRPSYVLGGQHMQILENIEELHHYLESVTHSLEISPKNPLLIDKFLEKAVELDVDAICDKKEVYIAGILQHIEEAGIHSGDSACFIPSTLSPEILDEIERVSAKIALHLGVVGLLNIQFAVYENSLYLIEVNPRASRTVPFLSKALGVPLAKVATRVMVLEDLKEALKFYDKKNIVEYSKGVYKPKMPHFVALKEAVFPFNKLYGSDLILGPEMKSTGEVMGIAKSLGLAFFKAQTACFNPIKNKGLIFASIKDKDKEEACVLMKRLVELGFELCATEGTHKALEKAGVKSLKVLKISEGRPNIMDLMMNGEISMAINTSDHKSQDDAKLIRASVLKNHVSYFTTLSAIEVLLLALEESSQQDELLALQDYLK
- a CDS encoding TonB-dependent receptor domain-containing protein, giving the protein MNDKRFRKYCSFSIFLSLLGTFELEAKEEEKEEKKTERKKDKEKNAQHTLGKVTTQAAKIFNYNNQTTISSKELERRQANQISDMFRRNPNINVGGGAVIAQKIYVRGIEDRLARVTVDGVAQMGASYGHQGNTIIDPGMLKSVVVTKGAAQASAGPMALIGAIKMETRSASDFIPKGKDYAISGAATFLTNFGDRETIMGAYRNHHFDALLYYTHQNIFYYRDGDNAMKNLFDPKADNKVTASPSEQNNVMAKINGYLSERDTLTLSYNMTRDNANRPLRANFTGTFLPYSCGDFNAFPNEKNPSDCLFENDASLFKTYSVNLVHNVSLNYEREGGSRFGDPKLKINGYTSIRNVQIDPLFRPSDIAAIIPFTPNPQLSQGEENQCVAQGGIYDALKQTCSITFKSLGGGSVVANKNLFIINSGFNANVIHTIDHKNDNLLEYGLNYQNLTTFDKAIPNSELVKPGDAPDACLRVTSPNDPNMNGHCQRNGATANVVGVYAQANYTLHPMVTLGAGTRYDVYTLVDKDWQLHVTQGFSPSVALNVSPLENLNFRLSYAYVTRGPMPGGLVWMRQDNLRYNRNLKPEIGQNAEFNTEYSSQYFDFRAAGFVQLISNYINQFSSTLFVTNLPAQDIIYVPGYEVSGTAKYKGFSLGLSVARSWPSLKGRLIADVYELAATTGNVFILTASYTIPRTGLSITWLSRFVTNLSYCSYSPYRNGPTDIDRRPSNCPKTPGIFHVHKPGYGVSSFFITYKPTYKKLKGLSLNAVFNNVFNQQYIDQASPVMSPDEPNQDKYARGMAEPGFNARFEISYKF
- a CDS encoding Bax inhibitor-1/YccA family protein, giving the protein MALYDRANSRNAYAEDSVLHESELVSFVKTTYKFFAGSLLLATVGALLGLMNFQAVVQYKWVFFIAEIAAFFGLMFSKSKPGLNLFMLFAFTSLSGVTLVPLLGMVIAKAGLGAVWQALGMTTIVFGLMSVYALKTKNDLANMGKMLFIALIVVVVCSLINLFLGSPMFQVVIAGASAILFSLYIAYDTQNIVKGMYDSPIDAAVSLYLDFLNVFISILQIIGIFSDRDK
- the gap gene encoding type I glyceraldehyde-3-phosphate dehydrogenase encodes the protein MKIFINGFGRIGRCVLRAILERNDTNPQLEVIGINDPANWEILAYLLEHDSVHGLLNKETRYSNGKLIIGSLEIPVFNSIKDLKGVGVIIECSGKFLEPKTLENYLLLGAKKVLLSAPFMGEYDEKQYPTLVYGVNHFLYQNQAIVSNASCTTNAIAPICAILDKAFNIKEGMLTTIHSYTSDQKLIDLAHPLDKRRSRAAASNIIPTTTKAALALHKVLPNLKNKMHGHSVRVPSLDVSMIDLSLFLEKKALKDPINDLLIEASKGVLKGVLEIDLKERVSSDFISNPNSVIIAPDLTFTLENMVKIMGWYDNEWGYSNRLVDMAQFMYHY
- a CDS encoding Sua5 YciO YrdC YwlC family protein; the protein is MALVYLAQSDTTIGLLSKDSEKLNALKGRPKNQSVLIESADFSTLKSLVRAPNAFKNLIRRSAKTTFIYPNSKAVRVVKGRHGDFLKRFKTLYSTSANLTQCAYDKEIASNLADVIVSDERGLFESSSSKIFKIYKHKKVRLR